In Urocitellus parryii isolate mUroPar1 chromosome 16, mUroPar1.hap1, whole genome shotgun sequence, the DNA window TTATCTTTAATTCTTAACAATATCCTGTGGCCAGGTGTAGTGTCAGTCACTTATCCcaactgcttgggaggctgaggcaggaggatctcaagttggaggtcagcctcagcagctcagtgagaccctgtctcaaaataaaaaataaaaaggattggggacgTGGCTCCATGGTTGAGCACCCCCTGGGTTTTAGTCCCTAATAcgaccaccaccaacaaaaaaatccaagtaGGAATCTAGAAAAATCCACGTACAGGCTTCCTTGTGTATCATCCTCctatgtcagcctcccaagtggctgggatcataggcgtgtCCTTCCGCAACTGGAAAATCTTGTTACTATCATGCTCTCCTTTTTCTGTGGCAGGGCGCAGACTCATCAGAGCGTGTCATTGCCCCCATGCGATGGGGCCTGGTCCCATGTTGGTTCAAAGAAGCCGATCTTtccaagatgcccttcaacatCACCAACTGTCGCAGCGACACCATCTTGGAGAAACGGTCCTTCAAGGTGGGGAAAGGCACACACTCCTCTTTTTTCCTCAGAGCCTGGAATGTGCCTTGTGTGCCTGATGAACAAGATTAGGTTCTAAAAAATATTCCCAGTTGTTCATGTTGAGTGCTGTTGGTGCCAGACTTAGTGATTTACAACAGAACAGTCACATCTTGCGTCAGTGGATTGACTGTCCTCTTGGAGGCAGTTGTTATTTTGAGGTTCTCATGGACTTGTGATCCGATAGGATGGGAGGAGCGAGGGGTGGATGTAGAACAGGGGCCTCCTGCGGAGCCAACCAAGGCAGCTAGCGTGATTCTGTCTCGTCAGTGCTTGTGAACATGCCAGAAAGATTTCAAGACACCTCACTCCGAGGGGTAGGCAGGAGTCGATTAGAAGggattaaaaaaaggagaaactgcacgtggtggtgcacacctgtcgtcccagcagcttgggaggctgaggcaggaggatcacaaggtggaggccagcctcagcaacatagcgaggccctaagcaactcagtgagactctgtttctaaatgtCCCTCAGTATGGGAAGGGCCCACACGGGTTATAACTATTAGGAGTCTGGCTTGCTGGGACCCAGTTTTAAAAACTAGCTACCACCTCCGCCTGTTGGTTAGGGCTGGTTGCTTTGAGGTGCattatttaatcttcaacatCTGTGTAATTggttgggtgcagtggcccacacctgtcatcccagcagctctggaggctgaggcaggaggatcacaattagaggccagcctccgAAAATTTAGTgtgtccctaagcaactcagcgagaccctgtctctaaatgaaatataaaaaagggctggggacggggctcaggggttaagcacccctggattcagtttctaataccaggaaagaaaaaagctggATCTAAGTGAGGGACACAGAAATTAACTCCAAGGTCACATGCTGGACCTGGGTTTTGTATTATGTTTGTGGtcctgggggtggaacccaggccAGGGCCATGGGGACCTGTTGTGTGgctcaccccagccctgggcctggttTGCACTTAAGCTCTTCGATGCCTCCTGCGAAGCCACAGGGTACCACTGAGACCgtatcttcctcttctctctcaggTGCCTCTGGGAAAGGGACGGCGCTGTGTGGTCCTAGCAGATGGATTCTACGAATGGCAGCGGAGCCAAGTGACAAGCCAGAGTCAGCCCTACTTCATCTATTTCCCCCAGGTCAAGACCGAGAAGGTATCGGCCACAGCGGGCTCTGGGAAGGAAGGGACCCGGAAACAAGTCAGGGTCattgatttagtcagcttttctgctgctgtgactcaGGGACCCTGCAGCACCACTGCAGAGGGGGACAGTGGATGTGGGGCCCAGGGTGTCCACAGACGGTGGCCCCACTCCTGgctgaggggaggcaggacatcatggaggaagagtgtggggaGGGAGCAGCTCCCATGGGGACCAGGGAGCAGggactccactctccagggacCAATAGAGACCCCAAGCCACggccccagggccacctcctcccTACACCCCACCAGGGaccaccaggggaccccaggGAGCCATTCCCTGCCAGGATTCAGGCCTCACACCCCTCActcctcctctggaccttcctgtaTTGTCCCCGTGGGAGCTCTGGGGACACTCACAGCCACACCATCCTATGTTGATCTTCATGTCTCCTCTATgtccctgtgatcccagctacctgAGGACATGAGGCAGACAGTTCACGAGTTCAAtcccaacctcagcaacttagtgaaactgtctcaaaatcaagacagggtctcgctgaattgctgaggctggcctccaacttgtggtcctcctgcctcagcctcccaaaataaaaaatgagaccaGGAATGTAGCCCAGCGTCAGAACACCTGCCTGGTGTGTATGGGATccagagtttaatccccagctcCGAAAAAtacaaagggggctggggttggggctcagtgggagaccacttgcctagcacgtgtgaggccctgggttggatcctcagcaccaaagtaaataactcaaataaagtgttgtgtccacctgcaactaaacCATATTAAAATAcaggactgggctgtggctctgtggtagagcacctgcctagcctgcgtgaggcaccgggtttcctccttagcaccacataaaagaaagtaaataaagcaaaggtccatcaacaagtgaaaaaatatatttttttaaatatttttttttagttgtatgtgaaaatatctttacttcatttttgtgtggtgctgaggatcgaacccagggcctcccatgtgctaggcaagcgctctaccactgagccccaatcccagccctgaaaaaatatttaaaaaaaaatacaaagactcagtgacagagtgttCTCAGGCTCAATCCCTGTACCACAAAAAATTAATTCACAGATCATCAAAGTCCCGTCTTAAAGTTCaatgatttttaacattttcaaaatgtcacACAGCCATCATCACCATCTGATTCCAGGACGTTGCCATTGCTCCAAAGAGAGGCCCACTAGAAGTCACTTCCCTtacctccctgtccccagccttaatcaccatcttttttttggtcccagcaattgaacccaggggtgcttaaccaccgagccccatccccagccctttttatatattttattgagagacagggtctccctgagttgctcagggcctcgttcagtggctgaggctggcctccaacttgcgatcctcctgcctcagcctcctgagccactgggattataggcgtgcgccacaccacacctggctgaccGTCTTCATGGACAGGTGCGGGCTGGGGAAGTGTATTTTGTGGAGTTTGGATCTCTGgcatggaaaatatttggaaaacactCATTTGTTAACCTCTTTGAGtacttcttctctttttctcttggcTTCCTGAGATCTGGTGTCTTCCTTTGGTGCTGGACATGGCCACCCAGGGCCTGGAGTGTGCTGAGCTCACACCCCACCACTGGGGGGCGCTCTGGGCCTGGGGTTCCAGTTACAAAAGCACTAGATGCTTTGGTTTTGTCCTGTGGATCTTGGATGAGCTCTTCTGTATTTGGTTTCTCTATTTTTTGTGAATCACTTTAGATAATTTTTACTGATATGTTCATTCattgtttccaattttattttattttattttgggtaccagggtttgaacccaggggtgcttaaccactgagccacatccccagctcttttttattttgttttttgggggttaccagggattgaactcgggctctcaaccacggagccccatccccagccctattttctattttatttagagacagggtctcactgagttgcttagggcctcgctaagtggctgaggctggcctctaccttgcgatcctcttgcctcagcctcctgagtggctgggattactcATATGCAGCACCACACTTGGATTCCTCCAagtttcttccctctttccactCTTTCACATGAACACCCCGTAAGGTCCTCGGAGAAGAGCCTCCAAGCTGGTACAGACTCCCCCATTGACTGCAGTGCTTGGGGGTTCTGTCTCCCTCAGGTTTGCCCATACTCTGCTTTTTTAAGAGTTTGATAATAGTTGGGTGCCGTGGCACGTGACTGTGaccccagccgctcaggaggctgaggcagaaggatcacaaatttgaggccagcctccacaatttagggaggccctaagcaacttagcaagaccctgtctcaagacaaaaactaaaaagggctggggacatggctccgTGGTTGAGCATCCTTGGGTTCTGGGGTGTCactaaaaaaaagatgatatatttgacttcttaatggcttgctggcttgTACAAAGGCCTGTCTTCCTCCCTTTGTCACCAATCATCTAGTATTTCCATTCCGCTTCCTCTTGGAGCTCCTGTCTTACTTTTTCGGCACACTGGTTGCTCAGCAACCTCACTTCTCTGAAGCATTTAGAGAAAATCATGATTGTGTAAATGATGTGGCTTTTTCTTATTGTTAAGATAGAAGTGATATTTTTTTCCAGCTTCCTATATTCTAGCTCCTAAACTCAATCTTGAATAATAAGTAGGAGTACAAAGAAGAAAGGTCAAAAACTGTGTTTTGGGCAGAGGAAAGTTACTTCAGCAAGAAACAAGAgtaagccaggcgcagtggcccacgcctgtcctcccagtgacttgggaggctgagacaggaggatcgaaagtggaggccagcctcagcaatttagtcaggcactaagcaactcagcgagaccctgtctctaaataaaatagaaaaagggctggggacggggctcaggcccctgagttccatccctggtccCTCCACgcccctcaaaaagaaaaagaacttagtcgcccaggttggccttgaacttgggatcctcctgcctcggtgtGTACCCGAGGTTGCAGGCGAGTGTGGAGGTGGCCTCTGAGCACATCCTCTGCCCTTGTGCTTCTAGGCAGAAGATGCCACCGGGGCTGTGGATAGCGCTGAGACCTGGGAAAAAGCTTGGCACAATTGGAGGCTGCTCACCATGGCGGGCATCTTTGACTGCTGGGAGCCCCCAGAGGGAGGAGACCCCCTGTACTCCTACACCATCATCACCGTGGACTCCTGCAAAAGCCTCACCGACATCCACCCCAGGCAAGTCTCGCTTCTCAGCCTCGGGTCCACAAAGATTCCAACAAGGGTTTGTCCTCTGTGCTGTTAGATAGAATAGGCAGCTTCCGGGAAACTAAAACTGTACAAAATAGAGTTATCATCAGTCCAGCTACAACATAGGCACAAACACGGCTGGGACCCAATTACCTGACAAGAACCGATCGGAggcaggcacggtggcacacattgctaattccagcagctggggaggctgaggcaggaggatcacaagttggaggccagcctcagtaacttaatgaggccctgtctcaaaaaacaaatgaagaggTCTCAGggactgggcttgtggctcaggggcagagcacttgcctcacatgcatgaggcactgggtttgatcctcagcaccacataaaaaataaaaaaaaaatatattgtgtccacctaaagctaaaaaatatcttaataaataaataggggctggggttgtggctcactgggtTCCCTCTCTGGGACCAGAAATAAGACACAGTGACAGAgcaaggatatagctcagtagaaaGTCCTTGCCTGGCacaggaggtcctgggtttaatccggaaaaaaaggaaattgaccCAATGAAtggcccatccccagccctattttgtatttcatttagagacagggtctccctgagtggctcagggcgtcgcttttgttgaggctggctctgaactcctggtcctcctgcctcggcctcccaagctgctggggtgacaggtgtgcgccactgcacctggctctattggattttgagacagggtctcaagtgGCCTAGggcctcgttaaattgctgaggctggcctccaacttgcaatcctcctgcctcagcctcctgagctgttggatgACAGGCGGGCACTGCTAGAAATTCCTTAGTGCCATTTCTCTCGGTACTGTGGCTTCTCCCAATCACAGAAAGTTCTGGAAAGGAGAGTCAAGAGACCCACCAAATCCATCATGTGTATCTCGtgcatttttctttatgagaGAAGTTAATTCAGTCCAAAGGCTAAAGAATCTTCTCATGCCTTCACAGTATTTGGAAAGTGGTTCCAGCCGGGACATTTACTTTTACATCCTTGTCACTGATATGGATTTGTCTATACCCATTGCTCTGGCGATGATCACGGgttctcttttttctctcaagATGCTTTATTACTTCAAGCTTCTGTTCAGTATTTAAAATACTTCCATCTGCAATGGctccctgggtttttttttgttttgttttgttttttgtttgtttgtttttttttttgatagaggacacaatacctttattttatttcatttatttatttatttggtactgagaattgaactcaggggccctcgacccctgagccccgtccccagccctttttaatattttatttagagacagggtctccctgagttgctcagggtcttgctaaattgctgaggctggcctccaccttgcgatcctcctgcctcagcctccagagctgctatgatgacaggcgtgcgccactgcacctgcctttatttatttatttttatgtggtgctaaggatcaaacctagggcctcccacgtgccaggcaagcgctgtacccCAGACTGCCTGGTATGTTTGAGCCAGGAAACTAAGACATGTTTGAGATAttgagagagtgagtgtgtgagactgtgtgtgtgttcCTACAAGGCTCAGTTTCTCTGGGGCCCTCACATTTCCTCAGATGAAATTCTGCAAAAGCAAatgcaatattttcttcataCTCCCCTGGATCCCCGAGATCTCAGCCACATTGGAAGAGATTTGCAATTTCAAAACAGACATCCGCAGAGCCGACTGCTTGGGTGACACCTTCGCAGTTATTGCCACATCTGAACACTGGCCTCGGTGGTTTTGGGGTGTTCTCCTGAGAAGAACGTACTGTTCTCCCTGGTGCTGTTGGCCTGGTCCCAACCTGTATCTGTACTTTCAtatgattttctattttgctaATTAACCTTAAACAATTTCCTATATTTCATCAAAAACACTTTTttgggttggttggttttggtattgggaatggaacccagaaactgggccacatctgcagccccctttattttttttttttattttgggacacggtctcgctaagttgctgaggctggcctccaccttgccatcctcctgcctcggcctcccgagcccccgggatgacaggcgtgcgccattgcacctggcttacTGTAGGTCTTTCTCATTTGAGGAGGCTGGAAATTTTTGTGGAGAGATCTAGTCTTTAAATTTAGGCCTCAAAGAAAGTTCATTAGTTTTCTAGAATGTTCAGTGGCCTGCACTGGGATTGGTTGTAGCCTCTCCACTGTCTTGCGTGACACTCATTCTGGGGTCTCCATGTTGACTCTGGAGCTCTCTCGGGTTGTGCTGAGGGGGAACCTGTCACACAAGGGGCGGAGGGCGGGCCAGCTCCTCCTCATGGCCTGTCACCTACTAGCTGAcccatctctcttccctttccttccccacccGCCCTCCTGACCCGTGGGCTAGGATGCCCGCCATCTTGGATGGAGAGGAGGCTGTGTCCAAATGGCTCGACTTTGGGGAGGTGTCTACCCAGGAAGCCCTGAAGCTGATCCACCCCACAGAGAACATCACCTTCCACCCCGTCTCCTCTGTGGTGAACAACTCCCGCAACGACACGCCCGAGTGTGTCACACCTCTCAGCCTTGTGGTCAGAAAGGTAAGGAGGACTTGTGAGCTGGGacagagcccaggggcacttaaccgctgagccacatccccagccctttctctatTTGATTTGGAGACagactcttgctaaattgcttagggcctcgctaagttgctgaggctggcctctaccctgtgatcctcctgcctcagcctcccagtcactaggattacacCACCAGGCCTAGAGCTCAactgcttttctttatttcaattgTTAAACGGACACAAGCTTTCCAAAACATGGAGGGACACAAGGAAGAAAGGTAGCCTagcatattttcaaaacaaatacgACCAAAATTTAATTACCTGTTGAACAAAATGCCTTTTTGATTCTCTCCTCTCCCAAAAATCCATGTGATAAACCAAGACAGAAACTACCAGCAACTACTCAGAAgccagtttattttgagacaggatcatgctgagttgctgaggctggcctccaacttgtcatcctcctgcctcggcctcaaGAGTTACTGGGAATTATAGGTTCGCGCCCCTGGGGCCCAGCTGAGTATGGGGCCCAGTGACCTCTCAGGAGATACTCCACCCCAGACATCCATGAAGCCCGGGCCAAGACCACACAGATGGAAACTGAATATTTGGTCCTGCTGGGGGCAAATACCGCACAGCCCACATCTGCATCCTCATTCTGCTCAGCTCCCCAGGGACTTCAGACATATTTTCGGGGGCAGGTCGGTTGCAAAACAGCGCTTCCTCTGTTATTCACATCACCCCCGTGATGACACAAAAATCAGTCAAGAAAATCAGATCACCAACCCTACCAGCTCCATTGAACACGACAcaagggctagggctgtggcttagaggtagagcgctcgcctagcagggtcaaggccctgggttcgatcctcagcaccacgtaaaaatacatgaaataaaggtattgagccCAAccacagctaaaaaatattaaaataacacacacaaaaataaacattttctttccacCTCCCAATTCATCCCACCACACTTCCACAGTTAACAAGACCCTCGGACTCGGAAACCCAGACTTCACCTTTCTGCCCACTcctctctataatttttttttgtactggggatggaacccaggggctcaattaacccctgagccccgtccccagccctttttgctattttatttagagacagggtctcaccgagttgcttagcgcctcgtttttgctgaggctggccttgaattcacaatcctcctgcctcggcctcctgagtcgctgggtgacaggcatgcaccatcacgccAGGCTTCTGCAAGGTCTTTACTCTGTAAGCAAAGTCACTTTCTAGACAGGTGGCATTTGCTAATTCAGTTTGGGTTTGGGCTGTGGGTGTCAACGCAGCAGCGGGAGCAGTGACAACAGTTAAGGAGAATTTGTACAGAGGCCACACATACAGGGAGGACTTTAGCTTCAATCCCTCATCACTGTGGCTCTTGGAAGTTCATCCTTACGTCCATAGCCTCATTTCCAACCCAACCCCCTGGTGACACTGAATTcccttctgggttttgtttttacctttttttgttgttttgacgcagtcttgctaagttgctgaggctggcctctaagttgctgaggctggcctctaagttgctgaggctggcctctaacttgcgatcctcctgccccagcctccccagctgctgggatgacaggtggatGGAGTCACACATGGGCCTTTCCCCAAAGCCTGAACTGGGTGCTGtcaccttctccttcctcctaggAACCCAAGGCAAGTGGCAGCAGCCAGATGATGATGCAGTGGCTGGCCACCAAGTCCCCCAAAAAGGAGGAACCCAGGTCACCCCAAAAGGACAAGTCCGATGTTCCGCAGTGGACCAGCCAGTTCCTGCAGAGGAGTCCACCCCCCGCCAAGAGAGCGGCCCCCGGCCTCCTGGACCGATGGCTGAAGAGGGACAAGGAGGAACCAGCGGCCAAGCGGCCTCACTGCCAATAGCGGCCTCCAGAGAGGCCCAGGTGAGGTCCTAGTGGAGGCCGCTGCTCAGGCTCAGGGAGGCTCCTTGCATTCTGCATACGGCCCCCGGTTAGGCTGGCCACTGTGGGCTCCCGGGCAGATGGGCCACCCTGGCCTTGGCGGTGGTCCCCCTGCCGCAGCGCAGGGCTGCTGGGAATGAGGGGGACCCGTTGCTCCAGGCTCTTCCCAGCCGCCGGGTGCTGTTAAAATTATGTtcctaaagtttatttttttcctgaataaattatatttgatagCTTTGTCCTATGCACTGGATGGAGAGTGACATGGGTCGAGGAAGCGTCAGTCCTGAGCTCACCCGGTTTGCTGGTTACAAACCAAagctattttttgggggggtactggggagtgaacccagaggcgcttaaaccctgagccccgtccccagcccttttgatatattatttagaaacagggtctcactgagttgcttagggccttgctaaattgccgaggctggcctccaatttgtgatcctcctgcctcagcctctcagctaAGCACCAATCTACAAAAAAACCTTGGAATCCGGGACACGCCCCTTGTCGAATCTCTTTTCACTCTTGATACTTGGAAGTTGTTGGAATTCTTCAGCTGAAAATCCACCTGAGTCCTGGTGCAGAGGCCAAGACCCTGTCCTTCCCGCTGGGAGAATGGAGTCCAGCCAGGAAGCCATCCCTGCCCCCCAAAGCTGTGCAAAGCTTCCCAGCCTTTGGCTAGAGCAAGCATCCGGGTGCCTGGGCTTGTGGATGGGGCTGTTTGCCCTCTGACTTCCCGAACCAGTGCTGCAGCTGTCCCCAAGCCCTGTGACCTGCTCTGTCTGCAAACGCTGGATCGCTTTAGAACTGATTGGTCTGAGTATTTACCCTCCGATTCTCCACCCACATCTTTCGATCCATGAAAGCAAGAATCACTGTTTTCTCCCCTTATTAACAGTACGTGCAAACATTCATTCAATGAACCTGAGCCCTCGTTGTGCGCCTGCCCAGCCGGAGGAAGGGGCTGTTGGGCAcctggagatgaaacccaggggctCTGGACCCAgccctttcaaaatattttattactgaaggcagggtctcactgagctgcttagggccttgctaaattgctgaggctggcctccaatttgcgatcctcctgccccagcctccccagctgctgggatgacagcctGCACCACCAGGCCAGGGTTTAACTGAGGGTTCCTGGCCAGGGCAGCGAGCTGGGGATGGCTGGGCGGGAGGGGACCGAAGGAGCACCCAGGCCAGGCCTCTCTTTCTCTAGGGAGCAACTAGGAGTGTGCAGCCTGCAAATCGACCTCCAGCGGGTGGCCACAGGCAGCCACCAGGCGACCCGAGAGCACGGGGTGTGGCCGGGCCGCGCTTCTCCGCTGCAGCCGGGCGCGAAGCACCGGGCGCTGGCCTTGGGCCCTATGCAAATCAGGGATGGAACTTCCACCAATCAGAGGGCAGCGCAGACCCTGGCCCTGCTAATGGGAGTGCGGGACGGGCGGGGCTGCCTCGCAGAGAGGGGCGGGGCCGAGcgaggaggggaggggcggggtcGAGcgaggaggggaggggcggggccgaACGTGGAGGGGCGGGGTCGAGcgaggaggggaggggcggggccgaACGGGGAGGGGCGGGGTCGAGcgaggaggggaggggcggggtcGAGcgaggaggggaggggcggggccgaACGGGGAGGGGCGGGGTCGAGcgaggaggggaggggcggggccgagcggggaggggagggcgggGCCGAgcggggaagggaggggaggggccgaGCGatgaggggaggggcggggcggggccgagcgatgaggggaggggcggggcggggccgagcggggaggggcggggctgCGCGGGTTGCTCTCCCGGTTCTTTCCGAGCGCCGTCCTTCCGACTGCGGGGCGGGGTGGTCACCCCACTGTCCTTAGGCCCCGCGCGGGAGGACAGGGCCCTTGCACCGTGGCCTCCAGATTTGGCGCTGTCTGACATGGCGCTTGATCCTTTTGCCTTTgtggccctgggggtggggcccAGAGCTCTGCCAGgaagccccatcccagccctttctggtttttcttttctcaatttcttcctttttcgGTGCAGGTGACATAGTGGACACTCGTGGGCTCTAACCTGCTCACTGGGgtcccttccctcttcttccgAGGCAGGATTTCCCTAAGTGgtcgaggctggcctccaacttgctgtcctctggcctcagcctcctgagtcactgggataacagggaTGCACCACCACTGCtggcaattttgtttttctgttttaatttttagttgtagatggacacaatacatttactttatttttttaatatttacttttcagctgtagttggactcaatacctttattatatgtatttttacgtggtgctgctaggcaaatgctctaccactgagccacagccccagcccgtaaatttccttttttaaattcacataattTACTGGATGATTATTCATATTTGCTttgggatgatgatgatgatgatgatgatgatgatgatgatgatgattttggtactggggattgaacccaggggtgcttaaccactgagccccctccccagatctattttatattttatttagagacagggtctcactgagtggcttagggcttcacttttcctgaggctggcctccaacttgtgatcctcctgcttcagcctcctgagcggctgggactTCACCTCCAGGTGTCAAGGGGCTTCTTTCTGGCCCTGCGGCCTTAAAGGACATAGAGGCTCCCTGGGACTCCTGGTCTTGGCTCCTGTCTCCCAGATGGGACCAGGGGCCAGAGCCTCAGGCCAAGCTTGTGTCCCTGAAGCCCAGACTGCTTTGGTGGGCAAACCAGGCCCAGGCGAGGGGGGAGGCCGGCCTGGGCACAGATTGGCACAGGGACATCAAGGGCGACTCCAAGGGCCTCCTGCCCTGCGGGGTGTCTCTCCagtggggagaggctggggagggctggagggCTGCGATGTTTTGCTGGGACCTAGAGACAAGAGAGGGCTCCACTTCCCAGGTTCCTGCAGGTGTGAAAGGTATGCCATCTCGAATATGTCAAATTGGCATAGGAATCATTCGCAGCTAAATTTGCTTGAGAAACACACACTTCAAAAAAAGGGCATTAGCGCACACCTgttaattccagcagctggggaggctgaggcaggaggatcacaagttggaggccagcctca includes these proteins:
- the Hmces gene encoding abasic site processing protein HMCES produces the protein MCGRTSCHLPRDVLTRACAYHDRQGQQRLPEWRDPEKYYPSYNKSPQSSSPVLLSRLHLEKGADSSERVIAPMRWGLVPCWFKEADLSKMPFNITNCRSDTILEKRSFKVPLGKGRRCVVLADGFYEWQRSQVTSQSQPYFIYFPQVKTEKAEDATGAVDSAETWEKAWHNWRLLTMAGIFDCWEPPEGGDPLYSYTIITVDSCKSLTDIHPRMPAILDGEEAVSKWLDFGEVSTQEALKLIHPTENITFHPVSSVVNNSRNDTPECVTPLSLVVRKEPKASGSSQMMMQWLATKSPKKEEPRSPQKDKSDVPQWTSQFLQRSPPPAKRAAPGLLDRWLKRDKEEPAAKRPHCQ